Proteins from a genomic interval of Garra rufa chromosome 4, GarRuf1.0, whole genome shotgun sequence:
- the mrps33 gene encoding small ribosomal subunit protein mS33 — protein MAGLSSYALRMARLSARIFGDVARHTDSKSMKVVELFKEPPMAQRKEVYDWYPQHKIYYSMTQKLRFMGLFRDEHQDFKEEMRRLKKLRGKGKPKKGEGKRAGKKK, from the exons ATGGCTGGTTTATCTAGCTATGCCCTGCGCATGGCCCGTCTAAGCGCCCGAATATTTGGAGATGTGGCCCGTCACACAGACAGCAAATCTATGAAAGTAGTAGAGTTGTTTAAAGAACCCCCGATGGCCCAGAGAAAAGAAGTGTATGACTGGTACCCCCAACATAAGATCTACTATTCAATGACCCAGAAGCTCAGATTCATGGGGCTTTTCAG GGATGAGCACCAGGATTTCAAGGAGGAAATGAGACGTTTGAAGAAATTGCGGGGTAAAGGAAAACCCAAGAAGGGAGAAGGGAAGAGAGCCGGAAAGAAGAAGTAG